From the genome of Pseudomonas yamanorum, one region includes:
- a CDS encoding GNAT family N-acetyltransferase, with protein sequence MITAQAFSTIRAIERSAWNDCFPDALEDWDYYVAVENAAIDDFQWRYLAVFDDATLVAVAPAFITRYRLDTTVSGVGKRFTERLERLWPGVLKLGLYAIGSPVAEQCNAGIASHVPESGREALLAQLLAAARQDADTLGVGLVAVKDAPTKDEAWSNSCLGAGFQSMPSLPTALLPIPFGSVDAYLGSLDKATRKDLRRKLRAPSPRVEWRRNIDDVLPRIMALYEATLERSDLQFERLPAGYFTGILEQLQERAVCVLYWVDEQLVAFNLILLNQDRLIDKFFGEDSDYSREYNLAVRSWLTNVEYCIRNNIALYECGQAGYASKLLLGCEFQGNSMFFRHRNWLVNRALFVAKVFLRPDRSDPAMAAAISET encoded by the coding sequence GTGATTACCGCCCAAGCCTTTTCGACCATTCGGGCCATCGAACGCAGTGCCTGGAACGACTGTTTTCCCGATGCCCTGGAGGATTGGGACTATTACGTGGCCGTGGAAAATGCCGCTATCGATGATTTTCAGTGGCGCTATCTTGCGGTGTTTGACGATGCAACGCTGGTAGCGGTCGCGCCGGCGTTCATCACGCGTTATCGCCTCGACACGACAGTGTCGGGCGTAGGTAAGCGCTTTACCGAGCGCCTGGAGCGACTGTGGCCGGGTGTTTTGAAGTTGGGCCTGTATGCCATCGGTTCGCCGGTGGCAGAACAGTGCAATGCGGGTATCGCCAGCCACGTTCCCGAATCAGGGCGCGAGGCGTTGCTTGCGCAATTGCTCGCTGCCGCGCGCCAGGATGCCGATACATTGGGTGTTGGGCTGGTGGCGGTCAAGGACGCACCGACCAAGGATGAAGCCTGGTCAAACAGCTGCCTTGGCGCGGGCTTCCAGAGCATGCCCAGCCTGCCAACGGCTTTGTTGCCAATCCCTTTTGGTTCAGTGGACGCCTACCTGGGTTCCCTGGACAAAGCCACCCGCAAGGACTTGCGCCGCAAACTGCGTGCGCCAAGCCCTCGCGTTGAGTGGCGACGTAATATCGACGATGTATTGCCGCGCATCATGGCGTTGTATGAGGCCACCCTGGAACGCTCCGACCTGCAGTTCGAGCGACTGCCGGCAGGCTATTTCACCGGTATCCTTGAACAGCTGCAAGAACGTGCGGTCTGTGTGCTTTATTGGGTGGACGAGCAACTGGTGGCGTTCAACCTGATCCTGCTCAACCAGGATCGCCTGATTGACAAGTTTTTCGGCGAAGACAGTGATTACAGCCGCGAATACAACCTGGCCGTGCGCAGTTGGCTAACCAATGTCGAGTACTGCATTCGCAACAATATTGCGTTATATGAATGCGGTCAGGCCGGCTATGCCAGCAAGCTGCTGCTGGGCTGCGAGTTTCAGGGCAACAGCATGTTTTTCCGCCACCGTAACTGGCTGGTCAACCGTGCGCTGTTTGTAGCAAAAGTGTTTCTCCGACCGGATCGATCCGACCCTGCCATGGCTGCTGCGATAAGCGAAACCTGA
- the aauS gene encoding two-component sensor histidine kinase AauS yields the protein MKCDPNLFRAAPPSLAVKPRLIRQLFLPPLIIALMIGLGYVGFWISEFYGIRTLSDTGERQLELHARTVESELSKYTYLPSLLELESSVSKLLADPNQETRKTVNDYLEGLNRRSRSRAIYVMDTTGRVLATSNWRDADSYQGEDLSFRAYFQNAVRGQPGRFYGIGSTNGEPGYYLAHGLEEHGKIIGVAVVKVRLEALEERWQRARLEAFVSDENGIIILSSDPARRLKSVRPLSDDTKDRLAHSLQYYWATLNELEPLARERLNEGTEKLTFPANSEVVADEHEVSYLAQTRPLNDTPWNFTLLTPLNDLRRAAINQGILVAVAFALVAFLLIAWNERRKVIATRLAAREALQEANNQLERRIAERTTDLRASNERLKSQIRERRQAEETLRRAQDELVQAGKLAAIGQMSTSIAHELNQPLAALRTLSGNTVRFLERGALDTASANLKTINELIDRMGRITASLRSFARRGDDQGEANLGKAVDATFQILGSRLETLPLTVHRHFTSAQLQIDQTRLEQILVNLIGNALDAMQAQPAPELWLEGDIVDGKYRLQVRDNGHGIDPEARKHLFEPFFTTKPGEQGLGLGLTLSASLAAATGGNLAVEHPASGGTAFVLSLPLASPQQVESK from the coding sequence ATGAAATGCGACCCCAACCTCTTTCGCGCCGCGCCGCCATCACTTGCCGTGAAGCCTCGTCTGATTCGCCAGTTGTTCCTGCCGCCGCTGATTATCGCCCTGATGATCGGACTGGGTTACGTCGGCTTCTGGATCAGTGAGTTCTATGGGATCCGCACCCTCAGCGACACCGGCGAACGCCAGCTGGAATTGCACGCCCGCACCGTCGAGAGCGAACTCAGCAAATACACCTACCTGCCCAGTCTCCTGGAGCTGGAATCCAGCGTCTCCAAGCTGTTGGCGGACCCGAATCAAGAAACCCGCAAAACCGTCAACGACTACCTCGAAGGCCTGAACCGGCGCAGTCGCAGCCGGGCGATTTACGTGATGGATACCACCGGCCGCGTGCTGGCGACCAGTAACTGGCGCGACGCCGACAGTTACCAGGGTGAAGACCTGTCCTTCCGTGCCTATTTCCAGAATGCCGTGCGCGGCCAACCCGGCCGGTTCTACGGTATCGGCAGCACCAACGGCGAACCCGGCTATTACCTGGCCCATGGCCTGGAAGAACACGGCAAGATCATCGGCGTTGCCGTGGTCAAGGTACGCCTGGAAGCGCTGGAAGAGCGCTGGCAGCGGGCGCGCCTGGAGGCCTTCGTCAGTGACGAGAACGGCATCATCATTCTCTCCAGCGATCCGGCCCGTCGACTCAAGTCCGTGCGACCACTGAGCGATGACACCAAGGACCGCCTCGCCCACAGCCTGCAATATTACTGGGCGACGCTCAACGAGCTGGAGCCACTGGCCCGCGAGCGTCTCAATGAGGGCACTGAGAAATTAACCTTCCCGGCCAACAGCGAAGTGGTGGCCGACGAGCATGAGGTCAGCTACCTGGCACAGACCCGCCCGCTGAACGACACCCCCTGGAATTTCACCCTGCTCACCCCGCTGAACGACCTGCGCCGGGCCGCCATCAACCAGGGAATCCTGGTGGCAGTGGCCTTTGCGCTGGTGGCGTTCCTGCTGATTGCCTGGAACGAGCGCCGCAAGGTGATCGCCACCCGCCTCGCCGCCCGGGAAGCCCTGCAGGAAGCCAATAACCAGCTGGAACGACGGATTGCCGAACGCACCACCGACCTGCGGGCCAGCAACGAGCGGCTCAAGAGCCAGATTCGCGAGCGGCGCCAGGCCGAGGAAACCTTGCGCCGCGCCCAGGACGAACTGGTGCAGGCCGGCAAACTCGCGGCCATCGGCCAGATGTCCACCAGCATCGCCCATGAATTGAACCAGCCACTGGCCGCCTTGCGCACCCTGTCGGGTAACACCGTGCGTTTCCTTGAGCGAGGGGCGCTGGACACCGCCAGTGCCAACCTCAAGACCATCAACGAACTGATCGACCGCATGGGCCGCATCACCGCCAGCCTGCGCTCCTTTGCCCGGCGCGGTGATGACCAGGGCGAAGCCAACCTGGGCAAGGCGGTGGACGCTACGTTCCAGATCCTCGGCAGTCGCCTGGAAACCTTGCCACTGACGGTGCACCGCCACTTCACCAGTGCGCAATTGCAGATCGACCAGACGCGTCTGGAGCAGATCCTGGTCAACCTGATCGGCAACGCCCTGGACGCCATGCAGGCGCAACCGGCTCCCGAGCTGTGGCTGGAAGGCGACATCGTCGACGGCAAATACCGCCTGCAGGTGCGCGATAACGGCCACGGTATTGATCCCGAAGCCCGCAAGCATTTGTTCGAACCGTTCTTTACCACCAAACCCGGCGAACAGGGCCTGGGCCTGGGGCTGACGCTGTCGGCCAGCCTCGCGGCCGCCACCGGCGGCAACCTTGCCGTCGAGCATCCGGCCAGCGGTGGTACTGCCTTTGTCCTGAGTTTGCCGCTGGCGAGCCCTCAACAAGTCGAGTCGAAATGA
- a CDS encoding aspartate aminotransferase family protein, translating into MSDIRIATAEDQVLLDKEAKYCSYGDTVHYIDPPRIFSRCEGSYVWDTEDQAYLDLQMWYSAVNFGYANPRLNNALKQQIDTLPQIASQYLHKGKIELSEMIAVDAKKKFGLDGRVHFNVGGSQSIEDSLKVVRNATNGKSLMFAFEGGYHGRTLGASSITSSYRYRRRYGHFGERANFIPFPYHFRGPKGMTKEEYGSHCVQQFARLFETEYNGVWDPKVGQSEYAAFYVEPIQGTGGYVIPPMNFYSELKQVLDQHGILMVVDEIQMGFWRTGKLWSIEHFDVKPDVIVFGKALTNGLNPLGGIWAKEELINPKIFPPGSTHSTFASNPLGTAVGLEMFKMTSEVDYGAMVMAKGKYFLAGLQELQKRFPIIGDVDGLGLALRCEICGPDGFTPDKATLDYMVEEGMKGDMVVDGQKLGLILDVGGYYKNVITLAPSLEISYPEIDLGLKLLEQLLVRATKR; encoded by the coding sequence ATGTCTGATATCCGCATCGCTACCGCAGAAGACCAGGTTCTTCTGGATAAAGAAGCCAAGTACTGCTCCTACGGCGATACCGTTCACTACATCGACCCTCCGCGTATTTTCAGCCGTTGCGAAGGCTCCTACGTGTGGGACACCGAAGACCAGGCTTACCTCGACCTGCAAATGTGGTACTCGGCCGTTAACTTCGGTTACGCCAACCCGCGCCTGAACAACGCGCTGAAACAGCAGATCGACACCCTGCCGCAAATCGCCAGCCAGTACCTGCACAAAGGCAAGATCGAGCTGTCGGAAATGATCGCAGTCGACGCCAAGAAAAAATTCGGCCTCGACGGTCGCGTGCACTTCAACGTGGGCGGTTCGCAGTCCATCGAGGACTCCCTGAAGGTTGTGCGTAACGCCACCAACGGCAAGAGCCTGATGTTTGCCTTTGAAGGCGGCTACCACGGTCGTACCCTCGGCGCTTCGTCGATCACCTCGAGCTACCGCTACCGTCGCCGCTACGGCCACTTCGGCGAGCGCGCCAACTTCATCCCGTTCCCGTACCACTTCCGTGGCCCGAAAGGCATGACCAAGGAAGAATACGGCAGCCACTGCGTGCAGCAGTTCGCCCGTCTGTTCGAAACTGAATACAATGGCGTGTGGGACCCGAAAGTCGGCCAGAGCGAATACGCGGCCTTCTACGTCGAGCCGATCCAAGGCACGGGCGGCTACGTAATCCCGCCGATGAACTTCTACAGCGAGCTCAAGCAGGTCCTCGACCAGCACGGCATCCTGATGGTCGTCGACGAAATCCAGATGGGCTTCTGGCGTACCGGCAAGCTGTGGTCGATCGAACACTTCGACGTCAAACCTGACGTGATCGTCTTCGGCAAGGCACTGACCAACGGCCTGAACCCGCTGGGCGGCATCTGGGCCAAGGAAGAGTTGATCAACCCTAAGATTTTCCCGCCAGGCTCCACTCACTCCACCTTCGCGTCGAACCCGTTGGGCACCGCGGTAGGCCTGGAAATGTTCAAGATGACCAGCGAAGTCGACTACGGCGCGATGGTCATGGCCAAGGGCAAATACTTCCTGGCCGGCCTGCAAGAGCTGCAGAAGCGCTTCCCGATCATCGGCGACGTCGATGGCCTGGGCCTGGCCCTGCGCTGCGAAATCTGCGGCCCGGACGGCTTCACTCCGGACAAGGCGACCCTGGACTACATGGTCGAGGAAGGCATGAAGGGCGACATGGTGGTTGACGGTCAGAAACTCGGCCTGATCCTCGACGTGGGCGGCTACTACAAAAACGTGATCACCCTGGCTCCATCGCTGGAAATCAGCTACCCGGAAATCGACCTGGGCCTGAAGCTGCTCGAGCAACTGCTTGTGCGAGCGACCAAACGGTGA
- a CDS encoding sigma-54-dependent transcriptional regulator: MTHNVLVVDDEPKLCDLLSSALSQSGIQVFTAGNGLHALKVLEQEDIDLVISDWRMPGMDGPALLAEIKVRYPHLPVIVMTAYSTVKNAVQSMRNGAYDYIAKPFDIDELDITVAKALQFRDIMRDNARMRAELDEQAQFDSLVGDSPAFRRVLHAVDSVRDSNATVLLTGESGTGKEMVARAIHKHGNRADKPFVAVNCAAIPEGLLESEMFGHRKGAFTGAVADRVGRFQQADKGTLFLDEVGDMPLALQAKILRALQERVIEPVGDPRERKVDVRVIAATNKNLLDAVANKEFREDLYYRLNVFPIPLPALRERVEDIAPLARHFAQTLSATAGKRITGFSPEALQAMAAYSWPGNIRELQNCVERATIVAATPVIEDIDLPAYLFASKPAEDGVGAILSNGPGVPHDLDAALAEVEKAYIMAALQESNGVQAAAAQKIGISERSFWYRLKKLGIQVDKIVR, translated from the coding sequence ATGACGCATAACGTATTGGTAGTCGATGACGAACCCAAGCTCTGTGACTTGCTCTCGTCGGCCTTGAGCCAGAGCGGGATCCAGGTGTTTACCGCCGGCAACGGCCTGCACGCGCTCAAGGTGCTGGAGCAGGAAGACATCGACCTGGTGATCAGCGACTGGCGCATGCCCGGCATGGACGGGCCGGCGCTGCTGGCGGAAATCAAGGTGCGTTACCCCCACCTGCCGGTGATCGTGATGACCGCCTACAGCACCGTGAAAAACGCGGTGCAGTCGATGCGCAACGGCGCCTACGACTACATCGCCAAGCCGTTCGACATCGACGAGCTGGACATCACCGTGGCCAAGGCCCTGCAGTTTCGCGACATCATGCGCGACAACGCACGCATGCGTGCCGAACTGGATGAGCAGGCGCAGTTCGACAGCCTGGTGGGCGACAGCCCGGCGTTTCGCCGCGTGCTGCACGCCGTGGACTCGGTGCGCGACAGCAACGCGACGGTGCTGCTGACGGGCGAAAGCGGCACCGGCAAAGAGATGGTCGCCCGTGCCATCCACAAACACGGCAACCGTGCCGACAAGCCGTTTGTGGCGGTCAACTGCGCGGCGATTCCAGAAGGCTTGCTGGAAAGCGAGATGTTCGGCCACCGCAAGGGCGCCTTCACCGGCGCCGTGGCGGACCGGGTCGGGCGCTTCCAGCAGGCGGACAAGGGCACACTGTTTCTGGATGAAGTGGGTGACATGCCGTTGGCGCTGCAGGCGAAAATCCTGCGGGCCTTGCAGGAGCGGGTGATCGAGCCGGTGGGCGACCCGCGGGAGCGCAAGGTGGACGTGCGGGTGATCGCCGCCACCAACAAGAATTTGCTGGATGCGGTGGCGAACAAAGAGTTTCGTGAAGACCTTTACTACCGTCTCAATGTATTCCCGATTCCGCTGCCGGCCCTGCGTGAGCGAGTGGAAGACATTGCGCCGCTGGCTCGGCACTTTGCCCAGACCTTGAGTGCTACGGCGGGTAAACGCATCACCGGTTTCAGCCCTGAGGCATTGCAGGCCATGGCGGCGTATTCCTGGCCGGGCAATATTCGCGAGCTGCAGAACTGTGTGGAGCGGGCGACCATCGTTGCGGCGACGCCGGTGATCGAGGACATTGATTTGCCGGCGTATCTGTTTGCTTCGAAGCCGGCTGAAGACGGGGTGGGTGCGATCCTCAGCAACGGGCCGGGTGTGCCGCACGACCTGGATGCGGCGCTGGCCGAGGTGGAGAAGGCATACATCATGGCCGCGTTGCAGGAGAGCAATGGGGTGCAGGCTGCGGCGGCGCAGAAGATCGGGATTTCTGAGCGCAGTTTTTGGTATCGGTTGAAGAAGCTGGGGATTCAGGTGGACAAGATTGTTCGCTAG
- a CDS encoding alpha/beta hydrolase, whose protein sequence is MISHEIDLGEGDAGFVLGSGPVGILLIHGLTGTPTELRRVAQGLAKAGNCTVYVPTLAGHCGDNSDLQATGWQDWYEGVRKTFVGVKQRHEQVFVGGLSMGAVMSMYVASQFPGQVAGLLMYSTTLKYDGWSINKMAFITPLLIRIPFGVRLFRFTEKPPYGIKNERLRAIVERQMKEGESSEAGLLTMEGVTVRELHWMNAVVKKLMPSIKTPALVLHSIEDDITSRWNADYVERHLGGPVTKILLDNCYHMITVDLQYRRVIELSAEFVEQHAHATEAPEDYRQLA, encoded by the coding sequence GTGATCAGCCACGAGATCGACCTCGGTGAAGGTGATGCCGGCTTCGTTCTCGGTAGCGGTCCGGTCGGGATCCTGTTGATCCACGGCCTGACGGGCACCCCGACGGAACTCCGTCGGGTGGCCCAGGGTTTGGCCAAGGCCGGGAACTGCACGGTGTACGTGCCGACCCTGGCCGGGCACTGCGGGGACAACAGCGACCTGCAAGCCACTGGCTGGCAGGACTGGTACGAAGGCGTGCGCAAGACATTCGTCGGCGTGAAACAGCGCCACGAGCAGGTGTTTGTCGGCGGTCTGTCGATGGGCGCGGTGATGTCGATGTACGTGGCGTCGCAGTTTCCGGGCCAGGTCGCAGGCTTGTTGATGTACTCCACCACGTTGAAGTACGACGGCTGGAGCATCAACAAGATGGCATTCATCACGCCCTTGCTGATCCGCATTCCCTTTGGTGTGCGCCTGTTCCGCTTCACTGAAAAGCCGCCCTATGGCATCAAGAACGAGCGCCTTCGGGCTATCGTCGAGCGGCAAATGAAGGAAGGGGAGAGCAGTGAGGCGGGGCTGTTGACCATGGAGGGCGTCACGGTGCGTGAGTTGCACTGGATGAACGCCGTGGTGAAGAAACTCATGCCGTCGATCAAGACCCCGGCCCTGGTGCTGCACTCCATCGAGGATGACATCACCAGCCGCTGGAACGCCGATTACGTGGAACGCCACCTCGGCGGCCCCGTGACCAAGATCCTGCTGGACAACTGCTACCACATGATCACCGTCGACCTGCAATACCGCCGGGTGATCGAGTTGAGTGCCGAGTTTGTCGAGCAACACGCACATGCCACAGAGGCTCCTGAAGATTATCGACAGTTGGCTTGA
- a CDS encoding sensor histidine kinase, with protein MINKTRPKARPFAISRWSVQRKLVLAFWLVTVIPTMIAAELAATTLSQIFDSNVRIWLQESTKIVKDEIGDILHDNARVAQLFLRYTKPPSSRQAAKHDKLTADIAAATDIDVVALIRSSDHKIVFTTAADDIVKQINLASNAVLQTVQVAGVTTGVVVSTFETSEDGVDYQLLVATYLDSSFLTSVADVHSLDLRLYLANPSGFSEIFSTQRFVDHPNRIPSSIEAALRSTKQPSEQFTSNYSGLYWPIFNDAGELQGVIFSGLLRHTSLVGLVNQSNLFVLIFLLSSALSLGAGMLVSQRLTRPLRDLSEGVSAVISGNYQHRVAVSGGDELAQLSSTFNHMTERLGELHHLEAQLRRRDRLHALGEVAMGLAHEIRNPLGIIKTATQLLHRRADLPETDKRHLEYVISEVSRINDLITEFLDFAKPSAPLRTVQAARPVVEEILGFCGPELSTHNIDAHIDDQAPGATIYADAKQLKQACLNLILNAIDAMPEGGRLTLGIRSVNGNTVISIADTGEGIPSDMIERIFTPFVTTKASGTGLGLAKVFSIMESHDGSIECVSEKDAGATFSLYIPAQGADDGDDEDGDDA; from the coding sequence ATGATCAACAAGACCCGCCCAAAAGCCCGCCCCTTTGCCATTTCGCGTTGGAGCGTCCAGCGCAAGCTGGTGTTGGCGTTCTGGCTGGTCACCGTGATTCCGACGATGATCGCGGCGGAGCTTGCCGCGACGACGTTGTCGCAGATTTTCGACAGCAACGTGCGTATCTGGCTGCAGGAGTCGACCAAGATCGTCAAGGACGAGATCGGCGACATCCTCCACGACAATGCCCGGGTCGCCCAGCTGTTCCTGCGCTACACCAAACCGCCTTCTTCGCGCCAGGCCGCCAAGCACGACAAGCTGACCGCCGACATTGCCGCCGCCACCGACATCGACGTGGTCGCGTTGATCCGCAGCAGTGACCACAAGATCGTGTTCACCACCGCCGCCGACGACATCGTCAAGCAAATCAACCTGGCGAGTAATGCGGTGTTGCAGACAGTCCAGGTGGCGGGCGTGACCACGGGCGTGGTGGTGTCCACTTTTGAGACCAGCGAGGACGGTGTCGACTATCAACTGCTGGTGGCCACGTACCTGGACAGCAGTTTCCTGACCAGTGTGGCCGATGTGCACTCCCTGGACCTGCGTTTGTACCTGGCCAACCCCAGCGGTTTCTCGGAGATTTTCTCCACCCAGCGCTTCGTCGATCACCCCAACCGGATTCCTTCGAGTATCGAAGCCGCGCTGCGCAGTACCAAGCAGCCCAGCGAACAGTTCACCAGTAACTACAGCGGTTTGTACTGGCCGATCTTCAATGATGCCGGCGAGCTGCAAGGGGTGATCTTCAGTGGCTTGCTGCGGCACACCAGCCTGGTGGGCCTGGTGAACCAGAGCAATCTGTTCGTGTTGATCTTCCTGCTCAGCTCGGCGCTGTCGCTCGGTGCCGGCATGTTGGTGTCCCAGCGCCTGACCCGGCCGTTGCGGGATCTGTCCGAAGGCGTCAGTGCAGTGATCTCGGGCAACTATCAGCACCGTGTGGCGGTCAGCGGCGGCGACGAGCTGGCGCAACTGAGCAGCACCTTCAACCACATGACCGAGCGCCTCGGTGAGTTGCATCACCTGGAAGCGCAGCTGCGCCGCCGTGACCGCCTTCATGCCCTGGGCGAAGTGGCCATGGGCCTGGCCCACGAAATTCGCAACCCGCTGGGCATTATCAAGACCGCCACCCAGTTGCTGCACCGCCGCGCCGATTTGCCGGAAACCGACAAGCGCCACCTTGAATACGTGATCAGTGAGGTCAGCCGGATCAACGACTTGATCACCGAATTCCTCGACTTCGCCAAACCCAGCGCGCCGTTGCGCACGGTGCAAGCGGCACGGCCGGTGGTGGAGGAAATCCTCGGCTTCTGCGGGCCAGAGTTGTCGACCCATAACATCGACGCCCATATCGATGACCAGGCCCCCGGCGCGACGATCTACGCCGATGCCAAGCAGCTCAAGCAGGCGTGCCTCAACCTGATTCTCAACGCCATCGATGCCATGCCCGAAGGCGGCCGCCTGACCCTGGGCATCCGCAGTGTGAATGGCAACACGGTGATCAGCATCGCCGATACCGGCGAGGGCATTCCGTCGGACATGATCGAGCGGATCTTCACGCCATTCGTCACCACCAAGGCCTCGGGTACCGGCTTGGGTCTGGCCAAAGTCTTCTCGATCATGGAAAGTCATGACGGCAGCATCGAATGTGTCAGCGAGAAAGATGCCGGCGCCACCTTCAGCCTGTACATTCCGGCTCAGGGTGCAGACGACGGCGATGATGAGGATGGTGATGACGCATAA
- the aauR gene encoding two-component response regulator AauR, which produces MNTEKNTDLTVLIVEDDPHVLLGCQQALALEDIPSVGVASAEEALTRVGENFAGIVISDIRLPGIDGLELLTRLKALDKSLPVVLITGHGDISMAVGAMRNGAYDFMEKPFSPERLVDVARRALEQRGLAREVWSLRRQLAERDSLEGRIIGRSPAMQNLRELIANVADTSANVLIEGETGTGKELVARCLHDFSRRHSHQFVALNCGGLPENLFESEIFGHEANAFTGAGKRRIGKIEHAHEGTLFLDEVESMPMNLQIKLLRVLQERTLERLGSNQSVAVDCRVIAATKSDLDDLSRANQFRSDLYYRLNVVTLELPPLRERREDILQLFEHFLQQSSLRFDRTAPDLDNQTLSNLMSHDWPGNVRELRNVAERFALGLPAFKKSGASSGNHGLAFTEAVEAFERNLLNDALQRSGGNLTQASQELGMAKTTLFDKVKKYGLSH; this is translated from the coding sequence ATGAACACAGAAAAAAATACCGACCTGACCGTCCTGATCGTCGAAGACGACCCTCATGTACTGCTCGGCTGCCAGCAAGCCCTGGCCCTGGAAGACATTCCCAGCGTGGGCGTGGCCAGTGCCGAAGAAGCCCTGACCCGTGTTGGCGAAAACTTCGCCGGCATCGTCATCAGCGATATTCGCCTGCCGGGCATTGACGGCCTGGAGCTGCTGACTCGCCTCAAAGCCTTGGATAAAAGCCTGCCGGTGGTGCTGATCACTGGCCACGGCGACATCTCCATGGCCGTGGGCGCGATGCGCAACGGCGCCTATGACTTCATGGAAAAACCCTTCTCGCCCGAGCGTCTGGTGGACGTTGCCCGTCGCGCCCTGGAGCAACGCGGGCTGGCCCGGGAAGTCTGGTCGCTGCGCCGGCAACTGGCCGAGCGCGACTCCCTGGAAGGCCGAATCATCGGCCGCTCCCCGGCCATGCAAAACTTGCGGGAGTTGATCGCCAACGTCGCCGACACCTCGGCCAACGTGCTGATCGAAGGCGAGACCGGCACCGGCAAGGAACTGGTCGCCCGTTGCCTGCATGATTTCAGCCGGCGTCATTCCCACCAGTTCGTTGCCTTGAACTGCGGTGGCCTGCCGGAGAACCTATTCGAAAGCGAAATCTTCGGCCACGAAGCCAACGCATTTACCGGCGCCGGCAAGCGCCGCATCGGCAAGATCGAACATGCCCACGAAGGCACGCTGTTCCTCGACGAAGTGGAAAGCATGCCGATGAACCTGCAGATCAAACTGCTGCGGGTGTTGCAGGAGCGCACCCTGGAACGCCTGGGTTCGAACCAGAGCGTGGCCGTGGATTGCCGGGTGATCGCCGCCACCAAGTCCGACCTCGACGACCTGAGCCGCGCCAACCAATTCCGCAGCGACCTGTACTACCGCCTCAACGTGGTAACCCTGGAACTGCCGCCCCTGCGCGAGCGCCGGGAAGACATCCTGCAATTGTTCGAACACTTCCTGCAGCAGTCGTCCCTGCGTTTCGACCGCACCGCGCCGGACCTCGATAATCAGACCCTGTCCAACCTCATGAGCCACGACTGGCCGGGCAACGTGCGGGAACTGCGCAACGTGGCCGAGCGGTTTGCCCTGGGTTTGCCGGCGTTTAAAAAGAGCGGTGCCAGCAGCGGTAACCACGGTTTGGCCTTTACCGAAGCGGTGGAGGCGTTCGAGCGCAACCTGCTCAATGACGCGTTGCAGCGCAGCGGCGGCAACCTGACCCAGGCCAGCCAGGAACTGGGGATGGCCAAGACCACGTTGTTCGACAAGGTCAAGAAATACGGGCTGAGCCACTAG
- a CDS encoding GlpM family protein, producing MLKAALGAGVVLILAALAKTKNYYIAGLVPLFPTFALIAHYIVGKGRSVEDLKTTIVFGMWSIIPYFVYLATLYVMVDRMRLEASLAVAAVAWLMAATILVSVWVRVHA from the coding sequence TTGCTGAAGGCGGCGTTGGGCGCGGGGGTGGTGTTGATTCTGGCTGCGCTGGCCAAGACCAAGAACTACTACATCGCCGGGTTGGTGCCGCTGTTTCCGACGTTCGCGTTGATTGCGCATTACATTGTTGGCAAGGGTCGGTCGGTGGAGGATTTGAAGACCACCATCGTGTTCGGGATGTGGTCGATTATTCCGTACTTTGTGTACCTGGCGACGTTGTATGTGATGGTTGACCGGATGCGCCTGGAGGCTTCGCTGGCGGTGGCGGCGGTGGCGTGGTTGATGGCGGCTACGATTTTGGTAAGCGTGTGGGTCCGGGTACACGCCTGA